The Mesomycoplasma ovipneumoniae genome window below encodes:
- a CDS encoding MSC_0618 family F1-like ATPase beta subunit — translation MIGFVSQIWTNVAEIKFQTDLDKIQLEQALTMHQNTTVLVIKKILDANTVRAIVIAKSQPIAVGHQVVNTLTFLQVPVGASAKNQVFNILAQSQNNAQYKPKTIPINSTVNVTKENFNVRHKLLETGIKALDFFVPIFEGYKIGIFGGAGVGKTVLMKEIIFNVSKQRQKVSSIFVGSGERSREGLELFLELQESNLMSKSTMFVAQMNETPGARSMIVPMGVTAAEYARDYEKEDVLLFIDNIYRFIQATNEVSSALEKNVSIGGYHATMDSDVSFIEDRLYKNENGSITSFQTVFLPMDDLSDPAAISLFTHLDSSFVLSRDKMSRNIFPAFDPLVSTSNSVSVNVIGERHFNAIIAAKSIMKKYKDLEDVILILGFDELDAESKIIVRKALQLENFFTQNFFMAAAFTKEPGVYVPLEKTIDSVIRIIDGEFLDISPSEFAFIGSVDDLAKKEA, via the coding sequence ATGATTGGTTTTGTTTCCCAGATTTGAACTAATGTTGCTGAAATTAAATTTCAGACTGATCTTGATAAAATTCAACTTGAACAAGCTCTAACAATGCACCAAAACACGACAGTTTTGGTGATAAAAAAAATTTTAGATGCAAATACAGTTCGTGCAATTGTGATTGCCAAATCTCAGCCAATTGCCGTTGGTCACCAAGTTGTCAATACACTCACTTTTTTACAAGTTCCTGTTGGCGCTAGTGCTAAAAATCAAGTTTTTAACATTTTAGCCCAATCACAAAATAATGCCCAATACAAGCCAAAAACAATTCCGATTAATTCAACAGTTAATGTTACAAAAGAAAATTTTAATGTTCGTCATAAATTGCTTGAAACCGGAATTAAAGCGCTTGATTTTTTTGTCCCTATTTTTGAAGGTTATAAAATCGGAATTTTTGGTGGTGCCGGAGTTGGTAAAACTGTTTTGATGAAAGAAATAATTTTCAACGTTTCCAAACAAAGACAAAAAGTTTCATCAATTTTTGTTGGTTCAGGCGAGCGTTCCCGTGAAGGTCTTGAGTTATTTTTAGAACTTCAAGAGTCAAATTTAATGTCTAAATCAACAATGTTTGTTGCCCAAATGAACGAAACTCCTGGCGCTCGGTCAATGATTGTGCCAATGGGAGTTACAGCTGCTGAATATGCTCGTGACTACGAAAAAGAAGATGTGCTTTTATTTATTGACAACATTTACCGTTTTATTCAAGCTACTAATGAAGTCTCGAGTGCGCTTGAAAAAAATGTCTCAATTGGTGGTTACCATGCAACAATGGACTCTGATGTTTCTTTTATTGAAGATCGCCTTTATAAAAACGAAAATGGCTCAATTACTTCCTTCCAAACGGTGTTTTTGCCAATGGACGATCTTTCTGATCCAGCGGCTATTTCGCTCTTTACGCACCTTGATTCTTCATTTGTGCTCTCACGTGATAAAATGTCAAGAAATATTTTTCCAGCTTTTGATCCTTTAGTTTCAACCTCAAACTCAGTTTCGGTAAACGTTATTGGTGAAAGACATTTTAATGCAATTATTGCCGCTAAGTCAATTATGAAAAAATACAAAGACTTAGAAGATGTTATTTTGATTCTTGGATTTGATGAACTTGATGCTGAAAGTAAAATAATTGTTCGTAAAGCGCTTCAACTTGAAAACTTTTTCACCCAGAATTTCTTTATGGCCGCTGCCTTTACTAAAGAACCTGGAGTTTATGTTCCACTTGAAAAAACAATTGACTCAGTAATTCGAATTATTGATGGTGAATTTTTAGATATTTCCCCATCAGAATTTGCCTTTATTGGCTCAGTTGATGATCTTGCTAAAAAAGAAGCCTAA
- a CDS encoding MSC_0619 family F1-like ATPase alpha subunit, with the protein MSLRVASVLDYVILVKGQYNWKEQQFFQIKNKPEIKAVVIQASYMQAYLLFNNQKGKVEINDELVELPDFDRVATSMEFFGKIIDLSGNIIEPKSARPQTFLTYRHSAFATAAGVLQRQLLDRQVYTGILSIDLFNPIGFGQRELIVGDRQTGKTHIGINTIINQKNSPTTKCIYVSIGQKRQNLVSLYHDLLKNGAMNNTIVLHAASTSPFDQYLAPYFAMAHAENLSYNYDVVIVFDDLSKHASVWREVALLTNQPIGKEAFPADIFFAHSKLLERSGRFIGRKSITALPILQTVDNDITALVSSNVISITDGQIITSSALFAEGKIPAVNIGLSVSRTGSSVQAKNIRAISKEISSLYYNYQKQIKLAKLDYDLNKETSDLLFKGSQVEQFLVQKGYSYYSPTSVLMGIKIISWGLLKDVADPTKVVNFVQALIETDPFAKQIFAKYTNNEFIDDQLAGSYFATVVNQFLEKSTNTQLEVPLAFPKMDQSLLDSITQKAQNIGGR; encoded by the coding sequence ATGTCATTACGTGTCGCCTCAGTTTTAGACTATGTTATTTTAGTTAAAGGACAATACAACTGAAAAGAACAGCAATTTTTTCAAATTAAAAATAAACCCGAAATTAAAGCGGTAGTAATTCAAGCCTCATATATGCAAGCTTATTTACTTTTTAACAACCAAAAAGGTAAAGTTGAAATTAATGACGAACTTGTTGAATTACCTGATTTTGATCGTGTGGCCACTTCGATGGAATTTTTTGGGAAAATTATCGATCTTTCTGGTAATATAATTGAACCAAAGTCAGCAAGACCACAAACTTTTTTAACTTATCGCCATTCAGCTTTTGCAACTGCCGCAGGTGTTTTACAACGTCAATTGCTTGATCGCCAAGTTTATACCGGAATTTTGTCAATCGATCTTTTTAACCCGATTGGATTTGGTCAGCGTGAACTTATTGTCGGTGATCGTCAAACTGGAAAAACACATATTGGAATTAACACAATTATTAACCAAAAAAATTCGCCAACAACAAAATGTATTTATGTCTCAATTGGTCAAAAACGGCAAAATTTAGTCTCTTTATACCATGATCTATTAAAAAATGGGGCAATGAATAACACAATCGTTCTTCATGCAGCTTCAACAAGTCCATTTGACCAATATTTAGCTCCTTATTTTGCAATGGCTCATGCTGAAAATCTTAGTTATAATTACGATGTTGTTATTGTTTTTGATGATCTGTCAAAACATGCAAGTGTTTGGCGTGAGGTTGCCCTTTTAACTAATCAGCCAATTGGAAAAGAAGCTTTTCCGGCTGATATTTTCTTTGCCCACTCAAAACTTTTAGAGCGTTCAGGTCGTTTTATTGGACGAAAATCAATTACAGCCTTGCCAATTCTTCAAACTGTTGATAATGATATTACCGCACTTGTTTCTTCGAATGTAATTTCAATTACTGACGGTCAAATTATTACTTCTTCAGCACTTTTTGCCGAAGGAAAAATTCCTGCTGTAAATATTGGACTTAGCGTTTCGCGGACAGGTTCATCAGTTCAAGCAAAAAATATTCGTGCCATTTCAAAAGAAATTTCATCATTATATTATAACTACCAAAAGCAGATTAAATTGGCAAAATTAGATTATGATCTTAATAAGGAAACTTCGGATTTACTTTTTAAAGGATCACAAGTTGAACAGTTTTTAGTGCAAAAAGGTTATTCTTATTATTCGCCAACAAGTGTTTTAATGGGAATAAAAATAATTTCTTGAGGTCTTTTAAAAGATGTGGCTGATCCTACAAAAGTCGTGAATTTTGTTCAAGCCTTAATTGAAACTGATCCGTTTGCCAAACAAATTTTTGCCAAATACACAAATAATGAATTTATTGACGATCAGCTTGCTGGTTCATATTTTGCAACAGTAGTTAACCAATTTTTGGAAAAATCAACAAATACTCAATTAGAAGTTCCGCTTGCATTTCCAAAAATGGATCAGTCATTACTTGATTCAATAACACAAAAAGCCCAAAATATCGGAGGTAGATAA